The following are encoded together in the Mycolicibacterium arabiense genome:
- the acpS gene encoding holo-ACP synthase AcpS encodes MSIVGVGIDLVSIPDFAEQVDQPGTVFAETFTPGERRDAADKSSSAARHLAARWAAKEAVIKAWSGSRFSKRPMLPEGIHRDIEIVTDMWGRPKVRLSGAIAEHLKDITIHLSLTHERDTAAAVAVLETAT; translated from the coding sequence GTGAGCATCGTGGGAGTGGGCATCGATCTGGTCTCCATACCGGACTTCGCCGAACAGGTGGATCAGCCGGGAACGGTGTTCGCGGAGACGTTCACCCCGGGTGAGCGTCGCGACGCGGCAGACAAGAGTTCTTCTGCCGCAAGGCATCTTGCGGCGCGATGGGCTGCCAAGGAGGCCGTGATCAAGGCGTGGTCCGGGTCACGGTTCTCCAAGCGGCCGATGCTGCCCGAGGGCATCCACCGCGACATCGAGATCGTGACCGACATGTGGGGCCGGCCGAAGGTCCGGCTGTCGGGTGCCATCGCCGAGCACCTGAAGGACATCACCATCCACCTGTCGCTCACCCATGAGCGCGACACCGCCGCGGCGGTCGCCGTCCTGGAGACCGCCACCTAG
- a CDS encoding M20/M25/M40 family metallo-hydrolase: MGQARDHRHRHRHHADRLGVEHPDPAGARPRARAKVSMRVAPGGDAGEHLAALTRHLEQHAPWGARVTVTPGDVGQPYAIDATGPVYDAARAAFRQAWGADAIDAGVGGSIPFIAEFAKAYPEAKILVTGVEDPDTQAHSINESLHLGVLERAATAEALLLEALGSD, translated from the coding sequence GTGGGCCAAGCCCGCGATCACCGTCATCGGCATCGACACCACGCCGATCGCCTCGGCGTCGAACACCCTGATCCCGCGGGCGCGCGCCCGCGGGCGCGCGCCAAGGTCAGCATGCGCGTCGCTCCCGGCGGTGACGCCGGCGAACACCTGGCGGCTCTCACCCGTCACCTCGAGCAGCACGCGCCGTGGGGTGCCCGGGTGACCGTGACCCCCGGCGACGTCGGTCAGCCGTACGCGATCGACGCGACCGGCCCGGTCTACGACGCCGCACGTGCGGCCTTCCGCCAGGCATGGGGTGCCGACGCCATCGACGCGGGTGTGGGCGGCTCCATCCCGTTCATCGCCGAGTTCGCCAAGGCGTACCCGGAGGCGAAGATCCTGGTGACCGGCGTCGAGGACCCGGACACGCAGGCGCACAGCATCAACGAGAGCCTGCACCTCGGGGTCCTGGAACGCGCCGCGACCGCCGAGGCGCTGCTGTTGGAGGCTCTGGGCAGCGACTAG
- the bcp gene encoding thioredoxin-dependent thiol peroxidase, producing the protein MAPTPRLQVGDTAPAFSLTDADGNTVALEDFKGRKVVVYFYPAASTPGCTKQACDFRDNLAELNDAGLDVVGISPDKPAKLAKFRDAEGLTFPLLSDPDRAVLTAWGAFGEKTMYGKTVQGVIRSTFVVDEEGKIEVAQYNVKATGHVAKLRRDISV; encoded by the coding sequence ATGGCACCGACGCCCCGCCTCCAGGTAGGCGACACCGCCCCCGCGTTCAGCCTCACCGACGCCGACGGCAACACCGTCGCTCTCGAGGACTTCAAGGGACGCAAGGTCGTCGTGTACTTCTACCCCGCCGCCTCCACGCCCGGGTGCACGAAGCAGGCCTGCGACTTTCGCGACAACCTCGCCGAACTCAACGACGCCGGCCTCGACGTCGTCGGCATCTCACCCGACAAGCCGGCGAAGCTGGCGAAGTTCCGGGACGCCGAGGGCCTGACGTTCCCGCTGCTGTCCGATCCCGACCGCGCGGTGCTCACCGCGTGGGGCGCCTTCGGGGAGAAGACCATGTACGGCAAGACGGTTCAGGGCGTGATCCGTTCGACGTTCGTCGTCGACGAAGAGGGCAAGATCGAGGTCGCGCAGTACAACGTGAAGGCCACGGGTCACGTCGCCAAGCTGCGCCGCGACATCTCGGTCTAG
- a CDS encoding DUF3618 domain-containing protein, which yields MADRDPDTIKRDIDQARDQLASTVDALAVRANPRRIADDVKAAAIDFVKKPAVAASLAGLGAVVLVVLVKRARNR from the coding sequence GTGGCGGATAGAGATCCGGACACCATCAAGCGGGATATCGACCAGGCGCGTGATCAATTGGCCTCGACGGTGGATGCTCTGGCGGTTCGCGCCAATCCCCGCCGCATTGCCGACGATGTGAAGGCCGCCGCGATCGACTTCGTCAAGAAGCCCGCGGTGGCAGCCTCACTGGCAGGCCTGGGCGCCGTGGTGCTCGTCGTCCTCGTCAAGCGCGCCAGGAATCGCTGA